The DNA region GTATCAACAGGATTAGTCTTGTTCTTTGTTGGGACGGGATACGTCGAGGGCGGTGAGATTCCTATACTGCCGAAGGAGAAGGTAGTTGATCCGTTGCCTTCAACTTTAATGCTCACTACCCTAGTTGTTGATGTTGCGATAACATCCCTTGCACTGGCTTTGATAATGCGGATTAGGAGGGAAACTCCGTGATTCCTTTGATAGTTGCCTTTCCTCTCCTCTTTGCATTTGTTGTATCTCTAATTCCTGCCCTTAGACTACAGCGAAAGCTAAATAAGCCTGCTTTTTTGATAGGCATCTTTACGCCTTGGCTCTTTTTTGTTGTAAGTGCAAAGGAGATGCCTATAAGCGAGATTGTGGGCCAATGGAGCAGAGTTTCGGGCATTGAAGTAGCATTGGATGCCTACAACTTTTATTTCATCTTGGCAGAGCTCATCCTATTTTCGCTTGTCTCTCTGTACTCCTTAAGTTACTTTGAGCACAGGGACATAAACAAGATATACTCTCTAATCCTCTTAATGCATGCTGGCCTCTTAGGGGCGTTTATAAGCCGCGATCTGTTCAACTATTACATCTACTTGGAGATAGCTTCCGTCGCTGCCTTTGCCTTAGTGGGACTCTCAAGCGAAAAAGGTGCGAAGAGGGCTGCCTATAAATATCTGATGTTCTCCCTTATAGCTTCATATTTCTTTATATTTGCTGTGGGCATAATCTATCTAAAAACGGGTTATCTAAACGTGACGCTTATAAAAGACATTGCTACGCCGTCAAAAGAAATAAGTGCGGCGTTAGGCGTTGCTTTCACTGCTTTGCTCTTAAAAGCGGGCATCTTTCCTCTCCACTTCTGGCTTCCTGATGCCCACTCAAAGGCTCCGACTCCAATAAGCGC from Palaeococcus pacificus DY20341 includes:
- a CDS encoding cation:proton antiporter subunit C, translating into MINVETAGIVIMLIGLYGLITKENLIKQVLAINIVSTGLVLFFVGTGYVEGGEIPILPKEKVVDPLPSTLMLTTLVVDVAITSLALALIMRIRRETP